The genomic region TATTTAATACCTAGAATTTTAGCGTTTTAGTTTAAATTATTGAGCTTGTTGACAAGAATACAGATTTTGCTAAAATATAAGTACAAAGCCGTTTGAGTTTGGTTAACGCCAAATGAAGGTCTAGGAAGAAACCTTTTAAAAAAGGGAGTAGAACCTGGCGCAGGCCCGCGTGAAGGGCAAAATTGAGAGTTTTAGTGTTATGCCTTGAGAACTTCAGCATGACATTAAAGAAATCAAGGTGGCACCGCGGAAAAAATTCCGTCCTTGAATCTATTACTGTTTTAATTTAGGTAATGGGTTTGAAGACGGAATTTTTTTGTTAATTTTAAAATTTAGTCATTAAATCATTTATTAAAAATTAAAAATTTATAATTTAAAATTATTAATCTAAAATCTATGTTAAGAACCAATACATGCGGAGAACTGACTAAAAAGCACGTAGGTAAAAGTATAACTTTATGCGGCTGGGTCAATTCCAGAAGAGATCATGGCGGCGTGATTTTTATTGACTTGCGCGACCGTTATGGTTTAACCCAAATCAAGTTTGACCCGGATATTTCCAAAGAGGCCTGGAATGAAGCTGATAAAGTACGGCCGGAATGGGTTTTGCAAGTCAGTGGCAAAGTTTTAGCCAGGCCAAAAGATATGATAAATAAAAATTTAGCAACAGGCGAGGTTGAAGTCGCAATTACTGAAATTAAAGTTTTAACCCAGTCCAAGACACCTCCTTTTGAAATTGATCAGGATAAAATGGTTAATGAGGATTTGCGTTTGAAGTACAGGTTTTTAGATTTGCGCCATACCAGATTACAGAAAATTGCAGCTGACCGCGATAAATTGATAACTTATGTGCGAGAATATTTTCATAAAAAAGATTTTCTGGAAATCCAAACTCCGATTTTAGCCAATTCCTCTCCAGAAGGTGCGCGAGATTATTTGGTACCCTCAAGATTACATCCAGGCAAGTTTTATGCTTTGCCACAAGCACCCCAGCAGTTTAAACAATTACTAATGATTGCTGGTTTTGATAAATATTTTCAGATCGCGCCGTGTTTTCGCGATGAAGACCCGCGCGCTGACCGACATCCAGGCGAATTTTATCAAATTGACATGGAAATGTCTTTTGTTGAACAGGATGATGTCTGGGCCGTGATTGAACCATTGATGATTGAATTGACTGAAAAATTTTCTGATAAAAAAATAATTAAAAAACCATTTCCCAGAATTACTTATAAAGACGCCATGGAAAAATATGGCTCTGACAAACCGGACTTGAGATTTGGCCTGGAAATCCAGCCAATCACTGAAATGGTTAAAGATTGTGGTTTTTCTGTTTTTAGCGAAGTTGTGAAAAATAAAGGCGTGGTTCATGCTTTAAAAATTGATGGTGGTGCTAAATTTTCTCGCAAGGAAATTGATGACTTGACAGGTATAGCTGTTTCCAGGGGAGCTAAAGGATTAGCGTATATTGTGATAAAAGAAAAGGGGGAGCTGCAATCACCGATTGTGAAATTCTTAGGTGATGATTTGGCTAATAAAATTGTGAATGAGCTTAAAGCCAAAACTGGCGATATTATTTTCTTTGGCGCTGATACTTGGAAAACTGTTTGCTCTGCTTTGGGCGCGGTCAGGAATGAATGCGGTAATCGTTTGGGCTTAAAAGATCCGAAAAAAGCAGCCTGGGCCTGGGTGATTGATTTCCCCATGTATGATCATTCAGAATTAGAACCAGGCAAAATAGATTTTTCTCATAATCCTTTTTCTATGCCTCAAGGCGGGTTAAAAGCTTTGCAAGAAAAAGATCCTCTGGATATTTTAGCTTATCAATATGATATTGTCTGCAATGGCTATGAAATTTCTTCTGGCGCTATCAGAAATCATGAGCCAGAAATAATGTATAAGGCTTTTGA from Patescibacteria group bacterium harbors:
- the aspS gene encoding aspartate--tRNA ligase, with amino-acid sequence MLRTNTCGELTKKHVGKSITLCGWVNSRRDHGGVIFIDLRDRYGLTQIKFDPDISKEAWNEADKVRPEWVLQVSGKVLARPKDMINKNLATGEVEVAITEIKVLTQSKTPPFEIDQDKMVNEDLRLKYRFLDLRHTRLQKIAADRDKLITYVREYFHKKDFLEIQTPILANSSPEGARDYLVPSRLHPGKFYALPQAPQQFKQLLMIAGFDKYFQIAPCFRDEDPRADRHPGEFYQIDMEMSFVEQDDVWAVIEPLMIELTEKFSDKKIIKKPFPRITYKDAMEKYGSDKPDLRFGLEIQPITEMVKDCGFSVFSEVVKNKGVVHALKIDGGAKFSRKEIDDLTGIAVSRGAKGLAYIVIKEKGELQSPIVKFLGDDLANKIVNELKAKTGDIIFFGADTWKTVCSALGAVRNECGNRLGLKDPKKAAWAWVIDFPMYDHSELEPGKIDFSHNPFSMPQGGLKALQEKDPLDILAYQYDIVCNGYEISSGAIRNHEPEIMYKAFEIAGYTKAEVDAKFGHMIRAFEYGAPPHGGAAPGIDRLLMVLWELPSIRDIYAFPKNGQAEDVMLDSPSEVTANQLKELHIKLDLEK